One genomic region from Curtobacterium sp. 9128 encodes:
- a CDS encoding methionine ABC transporter ATP-binding protein: protein MAALVELRGVSKHYRRADTGETVVAVEDVSLDVEQGEVLGVIGYSGAGKSTLVRLVNALELPSSGTVTVAGQELTAIPERDRRLARRRIGMIFQQFNLFRSRTIAGNVAYPLKVAGVAKEERDRRVAELLDFVGLLDRAYAYPEQLSGGQKQRVGIARALAGNPDLLLADEATSALDPETTSEVLALLRRVNRELGVTIIVITHEMDAVRQIADRVAVMEQGRVVEVGDVYDVFSTPTNPATKRFVRTALHDRPSAETLARLRERHPGRLVTVQITDEVGLQNRIDQVFRSAGVTAELVYGGVGEIRERRIGSLTYELSGPGIDDVVSALRAAGVTTDEEDRA from the coding sequence GTGGCTGCCCTCGTCGAACTCCGCGGCGTCTCGAAGCACTACCGCCGCGCCGACACCGGCGAGACCGTGGTCGCCGTCGAGGACGTGTCCCTCGACGTCGAACAGGGCGAGGTCCTCGGCGTCATCGGGTACTCCGGTGCCGGCAAGTCCACCCTCGTCCGCCTGGTCAACGCCCTCGAGCTGCCCTCCTCGGGCACCGTGACGGTCGCCGGCCAGGAGCTGACGGCGATCCCCGAGCGGGATCGCCGTCTGGCGCGTCGTCGCATCGGGATGATCTTCCAGCAGTTCAACCTGTTCCGGTCGCGCACCATCGCCGGCAACGTGGCGTACCCGCTCAAGGTCGCCGGTGTCGCGAAGGAGGAGCGCGACCGCCGTGTCGCCGAGCTCCTCGACTTCGTCGGACTGCTCGACCGGGCGTACGCCTACCCCGAGCAGCTGTCCGGTGGGCAGAAGCAACGCGTCGGCATCGCCCGTGCGCTCGCCGGCAACCCCGACCTGCTGCTCGCCGACGAGGCCACGAGCGCCCTCGACCCCGAGACCACCTCGGAAGTGCTGGCGCTCCTCCGTCGTGTGAACCGGGAACTCGGCGTCACGATCATCGTCATCACGCACGAGATGGACGCCGTCCGGCAGATCGCGGACCGGGTGGCCGTGATGGAACAGGGACGGGTGGTCGAGGTCGGCGACGTGTACGACGTCTTCTCCACGCCGACCAACCCGGCGACCAAGCGGTTCGTCCGCACGGCCCTGCACGACCGGCCGTCGGCCGAGACGCTGGCGCGGCTACGGGAACGCCACCCCGGTCGGCTCGTGACCGTGCAGATCACCGACGAGGTCGGCCTGCAGAACCGGATCGACCAGGTCTTCCGGTCCGCGGGGGTGACCGCAGAGCTCGTCTACGGCGGGGTCGGTGAGATCCGGGAGCGCCGGATCGGTTCCCTGACGTACGAGCTGTCCGGACCCGGCATCGACGACGTCGTCTCGGCGCTCCGCGCGGCCGGGGTCACCACCGACGAAGAGGACCGAGCGTGA
- a CDS encoding ABC transporter permease subunit, protein MNNSFQSVIDTFDVFLSSVRDTIVMSLVSLVIAGLIGLALGLALYATRPSSLLGSRTAYTIINLIVNIVRPIPFVIFLAAIAPLSRVVVQTTIGVPAVTFAISLAAAFAVARIVEQNLLSVDPGVVEAARASGAHPISILLTVLIPEGLGPLILGYTFIFIGIVDMTAQGALIGGGGLGEYAITYGSQRYDWWIVYVSVAAIVVIVQLGQFIGNRLARATLRR, encoded by the coding sequence GTGAACAACTCCTTCCAGAGCGTGATCGACACGTTCGATGTCTTCCTGTCCTCGGTGCGCGACACCATCGTGATGTCGCTCGTCTCGCTCGTGATCGCCGGGCTCATCGGTCTGGCGCTCGGCCTGGCGCTGTACGCCACCCGACCAAGCAGCCTGCTCGGCAGCCGGACGGCGTACACGATCATCAACCTGATCGTGAACATCGTCCGTCCGATCCCGTTCGTGATCTTCCTCGCGGCGATCGCACCGTTGTCCCGCGTGGTCGTGCAGACGACGATCGGCGTCCCCGCCGTGACGTTCGCGATCTCGCTGGCGGCGGCGTTCGCGGTCGCCCGCATCGTCGAGCAGAACCTGCTGTCCGTGGACCCGGGCGTCGTCGAGGCAGCGCGGGCATCGGGTGCGCACCCGATCTCGATCCTGTTGACGGTGCTCATCCCCGAGGGCCTCGGGCCGCTCATCCTCGGCTACACGTTCATCTTCATCGGCATCGTCGACATGACGGCGCAGGGCGCCCTGATCGGCGGCGGTGGCCTCGGCGAGTACGCGATCACGTACGGGTCGCAGCGGTACGACTGGTGGATCGTCTACGTGTCGGTGGCCGCGATCGTGGTGATCGTGCAGCTCGGGCAGTTCATCGGCAACCGCTTGGCGCGGGCGACGCTCCGCCGTTGA
- a CDS encoding endonuclease/exonuclease/phosphatase family protein has product MTVPDQQGTIPTDTDVRPTTIRVVSYNLREHTANGELAALAEASDADVICVQECDSNDLAPSVGGLTLAASTKANRLGLAIYKRDDRFDVQDFSIHSLQKSLHDRVLAPAHERLIAMHLRDREASTDVIVASFHASPLTATNSLRRKQIEAAHQFVRDLSSEAPAIMVGDFNYPWFQTNLRRKIESHGFALSLSDQPTYLRYRKFTGHFDFATSVGLHIAGVETLPAGISDHRPILVRAHYEAPAASSSRPVEADSAA; this is encoded by the coding sequence ATGACCGTGCCAGACCAGCAGGGGACGATCCCGACGGACACCGACGTCCGACCCACCACCATCCGCGTCGTCAGCTACAACCTGCGGGAGCACACCGCGAACGGCGAACTCGCCGCACTGGCCGAGGCGTCGGACGCCGACGTCATCTGCGTGCAGGAGTGCGACAGCAACGACCTCGCGCCCTCCGTCGGCGGGCTCACGCTCGCGGCGTCGACCAAGGCGAACCGCCTCGGACTCGCGATCTACAAGCGCGACGACCGCTTCGACGTGCAGGACTTCAGCATCCACTCCCTGCAGAAGTCGCTCCACGACCGCGTGCTCGCTCCGGCGCACGAACGGCTCATCGCGATGCACCTCCGCGACCGCGAGGCGTCGACCGACGTGATCGTCGCGTCGTTCCACGCCTCGCCCCTGACCGCGACGAACTCCCTGCGCCGCAAGCAGATCGAGGCAGCGCACCAGTTCGTCCGCGACCTGTCGAGCGAGGCCCCCGCGATCATGGTCGGCGACTTCAACTACCCCTGGTTCCAGACGAACCTGCGCCGCAAGATCGAGTCGCACGGCTTCGCGCTCTCGCTCTCCGACCAGCCGACGTACCTGCGGTACCGGAAGTTCACGGGGCACTTCGACTTCGCCACGAGCGTCGGGCTGCACATCGCGGGCGTGGAGACGCTGCCCGCCGGCATCTCGGACCACCGCCCGATCCTGGTGCGGGCGCACTACGAGGCCCCGGCAGCGTCGTCGTCCCGTCCCGTCGAGGCCGACTCCGCCGCCTGA